TGGGTTCGCTTCTCGATTTTTCGGAGGCCGCAGGTTATTACGGCATCTTCGCCTTCCTGCCGCTGGTTGTATTGCCGCATGTTAACATTTCAGATGAAAGGGTTCCGTGGTTCTTCCTGATCGGCAATCTGGGAGCGGTTGCGGGTGGCGCGCTGGCTGCCGTGGCCCTGGACAAGGCCGGACGCAAGTGGACGGTGACGCTCTTCTATCTGCTGGCCGCGGTTTCCATGCTGGTGATGGGCGCGGCAACGCTCCACCGGAGCGCAGAAGGAGTGCTGGCCGCGTTCGTGGTGGTAAATTTCTGCGCGACCGGAAGCTGGGTGTCCGCCTATCCGACCTTTTCTGAAATCTTCCCGACCCGATTGCGCTCAACAGGCATCGGATTTTCCGTGGCGTTCGGCAGGATCGGCGCAGCCATCTCGCCTCTGGTCCTGGTGGTGCTTGCCGAGCGTGCGTCTGTCATGGACGCTTTTGCGGTGCTTGGCGGGTTTTATGTGCTGGGCGTTGTGGGCATGATACCGTGGATCCTCTGGGGGCCTGAGGGGCGCGGCAAGGCGCTTGAAATTCTGGGAGGAGAAAGCATCGAGGCATGAATTTTCCTGAAGTCGCACTCACCCACCTCGACAACCTCTGGCTCCAGGTGAGCGGAACTCTTTGCAACATCGCCTGCGCGCATTGCTTTAACAACAGCGGCCCCAATGTGAGAAATTTTGGTTTCCTCAGCATGGAAAGAGTGCGCACGGAGATTGAAAGCGCGGCCCGCGCGGGCGTGAAGGAAATATTCTTTACCGGCGGCGAGCCGTTTCTGCATCCAGCCCTGCCGGAGATGCTTGCCTTCTCGCTGAAACGCGCGCCCACAACCGTCCTGACAAATGGCATGCTCATTAACGACCGCATCGCCGGCCGACTGGCAGCGATCGAACAATCGGCGAAGTATTCGCTTGAAATTCGCGTCAGCCTGGATGGTTACACGGAAGAGATGAATGACGCCATCCGCGGGCAAGGCGTCTTTCGCAGCGCGCTGGCTGCCGTTCAGCGCCTCAGTCAGCGCGGACTGCTGCCGCTGGTCACCATCGTCCGCAACTGGGGCGATGATGCAGAGCTTGACGCGCTGGCTGCTTTTTCCGCGATGCTGCGCGAGGCGGGATATGCCCGGCCGCGAATCAAAGTCCTCCCTGCCCTGCCGCTGGGCCGCGAGCTTGAGCGCCGCCCCGGCATCAATACGCAAGCATTATTGAGCGAAGATCTACTTGAAGGGTTCGACCGCGATCTGCTGATGTGTTCCAATTCACGGGTCATCACGGACCGCGGTGTCTGGGTGTGCCCGCTACTGGTGGAAAAGCCAGACGCGCGACTGG
The nucleotide sequence above comes from Acidobacteriota bacterium. Encoded proteins:
- a CDS encoding radical SAM protein; amino-acid sequence: MNFPEVALTHLDNLWLQVSGTLCNIACAHCFNNSGPNVRNFGFLSMERVRTEIESAARAGVKEIFFTGGEPFLHPALPEMLAFSLKRAPTTVLTNGMLINDRIAGRLAAIEQSAKYSLEIRVSLDGYTEEMNDAIRGQGVFRSALAAVQRLSQRGLLPLVTIVRNWGDDAELDALAAFSAMLREAGYARPRIKVLPALPLGRELERRPGINTQALLSEDLLEGFDRDLLMCSNSRVITDRGVWVCPLLVEKPDARLGESLADARPGFTLRHNACVTCYHYGTICGNVSALIEGPAVQADSGAGKLS